A part of Myxococcales bacterium genomic DNA contains:
- a CDS encoding hydroxymethylglutaryl-CoA reductase, degradative, which translates to MSSFTTTSRMPGFFALSIEERRTYLQNVCPKLSGENLRTLDQSLSLHEADLMSENVVGTFSLPFSVAANFMIDGKSVLVPMVTEEPSIVAASSKMAKIVASVGGFNTKINAPLQKGQVQLFELADIDKALQLFIEHQEEIIHELNQLCPNMLRRGGGVVRIESRVLSSAKLGPILLIEPLVNVVDAMGANIVNHLMEALGEKLKELIGGTVVLRILSNLCDERLAHAQCRIPVQLLSTDKTHDFGEYIAKKMIAAHTLAEIDPYRACTHNKGIMNGIDAVALATGNDFRALEAGAHAYAARSGTYQALTSITFEQNNKNLLATLTIPLAIGVVGGICRTHRGVKVAHKLLGDYALNSTKLSSVMVSVGLAQCLAALLALSSDGIQKGHMKLHNKKSQF; encoded by the coding sequence ATGAGTAGCTTCACAACAACATCAAGAATGCCTGGATTTTTTGCCCTTTCTATTGAAGAACGTCGCACGTACTTGCAGAATGTTTGCCCAAAATTATCCGGTGAAAATTTACGGACTTTAGATCAAAGTCTCAGCCTTCATGAAGCAGATCTCATGAGTGAGAATGTGGTAGGGACTTTTTCTTTGCCTTTTTCTGTGGCTGCAAATTTCATGATTGATGGCAAGAGTGTTCTTGTACCAATGGTGACTGAAGAGCCAAGCATAGTAGCAGCTTCTTCAAAGATGGCTAAAATTGTTGCATCGGTCGGTGGTTTTAACACTAAGATTAACGCGCCTTTGCAAAAAGGTCAGGTACAACTTTTTGAACTAGCTGATATTGATAAAGCTTTACAACTATTTATTGAACATCAAGAAGAGATTATCCATGAACTCAATCAACTTTGCCCCAATATGCTTAGGCGAGGTGGTGGAGTGGTCAGGATTGAAAGTCGTGTTTTGTCTTCAGCAAAACTTGGCCCAATCTTATTGATTGAGCCTTTGGTTAATGTGGTTGATGCTATGGGAGCAAATATTGTTAACCACCTGATGGAAGCTTTAGGAGAGAAGCTTAAAGAGTTAATCGGTGGCACAGTTGTTTTGCGTATTTTGTCTAATCTATGCGATGAAAGGCTTGCACATGCACAGTGCCGTATTCCTGTGCAGCTTTTAAGCACTGACAAGACACATGATTTTGGTGAATACATCGCAAAAAAAATGATTGCAGCTCATACATTGGCAGAGATAGATCCCTATCGCGCTTGTACTCACAACAAGGGGATTATGAATGGGATCGATGCAGTGGCTTTGGCAACTGGAAATGATTTTAGAGCACTTGAAGCAGGAGCGCATGCTTATGCTGCACGCAGTGGAACTTATCAAGCGTTGACATCGATAACATTTGAACAAAATAATAAAAATCTTTTGGCGACCTTGACGATCCCACTCGCAATAGGTGTAGTCGGCGGTATTTGCCGCACTCATCGAGGAGTTAAAGTTGCTCACAAATTATTGGGAGACTATGCATTGAACAGCACAAAATTATCATCAGTGATGGTAAGTGTTGGGCTTGCGCAATGTCTAGCAGCTCTTTTAGCTCTCAGCAGCGATGGCATTCAAAAAGGCCATATGAAGTTACATAATAAAAAATCTCAGTTTTAG
- a CDS encoding isopenicillin N synthase family oxygenase, whose translation MELDIIDYNDMSLHKDILIEALKNKGIVGVRNIPGFKENSKNYIEIARKFCALKEDIKNHYAPDRDKGQTEGFEIGAEQFQDSEGKWHIDDKKCSFYACIPDQEKNIWPQEIDLRSAYCALGEIMFLAGKKILNLLDLAESMGLKNYSGYGRMLHYLKDTDSHKNQSYWCNPHYDHGVFTALMPAYYYQNNSLVAEPDEAGLYVMPTSQASYEKIYAHDKSVCLFQVGQFGQLASNDKIKATKHFVKKSYENVERFTFALFFEPDKKTKITSHSVLALDSRYQDKQLDGAITYQDWSRASFEMYRVP comes from the coding sequence ATGGAACTAGATATTATCGATTACAATGACATGTCCTTACATAAAGATATTCTTATTGAAGCACTCAAGAATAAAGGTATTGTTGGGGTTCGAAATATTCCTGGCTTTAAAGAAAACTCCAAAAACTATATTGAAATAGCCCGAAAGTTTTGTGCGCTTAAAGAAGATATCAAAAATCACTATGCACCCGACCGAGATAAGGGCCAGACCGAAGGCTTTGAAATTGGTGCTGAACAATTTCAAGACAGTGAAGGCAAATGGCATATCGATGATAAAAAATGTTCTTTTTATGCCTGCATTCCCGATCAAGAAAAAAACATTTGGCCTCAAGAGATTGATCTTAGAAGTGCTTATTGCGCTCTGGGGGAAATAATGTTTCTTGCTGGCAAAAAAATTTTGAACCTGCTCGACTTAGCTGAGTCGATGGGTTTAAAAAATTACAGCGGCTATGGGCGCATGCTTCACTATTTAAAAGACACTGACTCTCATAAAAATCAGAGCTATTGGTGCAATCCTCATTATGATCACGGCGTATTTACCGCACTTATGCCAGCTTATTACTATCAAAACAACAGCTTGGTTGCAGAACCCGATGAAGCGGGGCTTTATGTTATGCCCACATCGCAAGCAAGCTATGAAAAAATCTATGCTCACGACAAATCGGTCTGTCTCTTTCAAGTAGGACAATTCGGACAACTTGCGAGCAACGACAAAATAAAAGCCACCAAACATTTTGTGAAAAAATCTTACGAGAATGTAGAGCGTTTTACTTTTGCACTTTTCTTTGAGCCTGATAAAAAAACAAAAATCACATCGCACTCTGTGCTGGCTTTGGATTCTCGTTACCAAGACAAACAGCTCGACGGCGCAATCACGTATCAAGATTGGTCGCGTGCTTCTTTTGAAATGTATCGGGTACCTTAA
- a CDS encoding Smr/MutS family protein, giving the protein MKIFALVICTLLSSCSGAKNNEFQTLQIQCLQEFEQKTYASKAKTELEGLSKDSWIKRCVDRALAMLSASKNNNAAEAVDNLNNSQLLSKNYFFHQDEELDLHGKRVTSAQELITDFFKNAVKKGKKYVLVITGKGNHSKEVEYLSDGSPVGKIKYNFLRWVQEKLWSDYVENISYAHGIHGGEGAFYVELKP; this is encoded by the coding sequence ATGAAAATTTTTGCTCTTGTTATATGCACCTTGCTGAGTTCCTGCTCGGGCGCGAAAAATAATGAATTTCAGACGTTGCAAATACAATGTTTGCAGGAGTTTGAGCAAAAAACCTATGCTTCAAAAGCTAAAACCGAGCTTGAGGGATTGAGCAAGGATTCATGGATAAAGCGCTGCGTAGATAGGGCGCTGGCCATGCTTTCAGCTAGCAAGAATAATAACGCGGCAGAAGCAGTAGATAATCTAAACAATAGCCAGCTTCTCTCAAAAAATTATTTTTTTCATCAAGACGAAGAACTTGATCTGCATGGAAAAAGGGTTACGAGCGCACAAGAGCTAATCACTGATTTTTTTAAAAATGCAGTAAAAAAAGGAAAAAAATATGTGCTAGTGATAACCGGCAAAGGCAACCATAGCAAAGAAGTAGAGTATTTATCTGACGGCTCTCCAGTTGGCAAAATAAAATATAATTTTTTGCGCTGGGTTCAAGAAAAATTATGGAGTGATTATGTAGAAAATATATCCTATGCCCATGGTATTCATGGGGGCGAAGGTGCATTTTATGTTGAGCTAAAACCTTGA
- a CDS encoding tyrosine-type recombinase/integrase: MNYIITRAAKNAGLTKVHPHMLRHSCGYYLANKGYDLRLIQDYLGHRDPRHTVHYTRTSSMRFEGLWKY, from the coding sequence GTGAATTATATAATTACAAGGGCGGCTAAAAATGCAGGCCTAACTAAAGTGCACCCTCACATGCTTAGGCATTCCTGTGGGTATTATCTTGCAAACAAAGGTTATGATTTACGCCTCATCCAAGACTACCTTGGACATCGAGACCCACGGCATACCGTACATTACACTAGAACTTCTAGTATGAGGTTTGAGGGCCTTTGGAAGTACTGA
- a CDS encoding transposase: protein MSRLYETCLSDAAWEIIEPIFPADSKNGRLRFYSVRSLVDAILYILKNGCK from the coding sequence ATGTCACGCTTGTATGAAACCTGCCTATCAGATGCAGCCTGGGAAATAATAGAACCCATTTTTCCTGCAGATTCAAAAAATGGCAGACTTCGATTCTATAGCGTGCGAAGCTTAGTTGATGCCATTTTGTATATTTTGAAAAATGGTTGCAAGTAG
- a CDS encoding 50S ribosome-binding GTPase: protein MNLFLIIVSMMLSLYFNQAHTCEAALEVMGVVSEIFSCCPNIFDCKKLKAEEYVLFVGNPGVGKSTLINSLVGKEVTASGISAGTGLTKSFQHCLHEGRLYIDTPGLADTKISNLSAREIEKALKLNGPYRIFFVITLNAGKVRDEDIKTINKVMNAINQKGKSFNVIVNQITTKERHLLQDASARKVIIDQINSGRHKTQSIIFVGRDRDLDDELTQFLTISEELNQFIYQDSHCFFLDNRNVFPVGVQNLDLVKRKMARDKALAQQQIKDQEKKEAAARKELSNRERTVRIFQEEERRRREEAAQQLKQLQEQMRQAQAQIIEEQQRRDKFERKEAIVKSIKWRLMEIGENAKLEAEYFTAEYKWKPPETVTWKSVIDILGRALIASENTKEKIRQLVSETADKLFEIEKGLSSGETKSIESFINADRKKDKLKVELMEKICLDEEIMGGFLKHILLNLHTEYLVGGNVGV from the coding sequence ATGAATTTATTCTTAATAATTGTTTCAATGATGCTGAGTTTATATTTTAACCAAGCTCATACTTGTGAAGCCGCGCTTGAAGTCATGGGGGTCGTCTCTGAAATTTTTTCCTGTTGCCCTAATATATTCGATTGTAAGAAATTGAAGGCCGAAGAATATGTATTGTTTGTTGGAAACCCAGGAGTTGGAAAAAGTACTCTTATTAATTCGCTTGTAGGTAAAGAGGTAACTGCATCAGGCATTAGTGCAGGCACCGGTCTAACTAAATCTTTTCAGCACTGCCTCCATGAAGGACGGCTTTACATAGATACTCCCGGCTTGGCCGATACTAAGATCAGTAATTTATCCGCAAGAGAAATTGAAAAAGCTCTGAAATTGAACGGTCCTTATCGCATTTTTTTTGTAATAACTCTAAATGCTGGAAAAGTTAGAGATGAAGACATTAAAACAATAAACAAAGTCATGAACGCTATTAATCAAAAAGGAAAATCATTCAACGTAATCGTTAATCAAATAACAACGAAAGAAAGACATTTGTTGCAAGATGCATCAGCAAGAAAAGTTATCATAGACCAAATAAATTCCGGTCGGCATAAAACGCAAAGTATTATTTTTGTTGGTAGGGATCGGGATCTTGATGACGAATTAACTCAGTTTCTAACTATTAGCGAAGAATTAAATCAGTTCATTTATCAAGATAGTCATTGCTTTTTTCTTGATAATAGAAATGTTTTCCCTGTTGGAGTACAAAATCTGGACTTGGTAAAAAGAAAAATGGCGCGGGACAAGGCCTTAGCTCAGCAACAGATAAAGGACCAAGAAAAAAAAGAAGCAGCAGCAAGGAAAGAGTTGAGCAACCGGGAGAGAACGGTCCGGATATTTCAGGAAGAAGAGAGACGTAGACGTGAAGAAGCTGCTCAACAGCTAAAGCAATTGCAAGAGCAGATGAGACAAGCACAGGCGCAAATTATTGAAGAGCAACAACGCAGAGATAAGTTTGAGAGAAAAGAGGCCATAGTAAAGTCAATAAAATGGCGTCTTATGGAAATAGGGGAAAATGCCAAATTGGAGGCGGAGTATTTCACAGCAGAATATAAGTGGAAACCGCCTGAAACGGTGACCTGGAAATCAGTGATAGACATATTAGGAAGAGCTCTAATTGCGTCAGAAAATACTAAAGAAAAAATAAGACAATTAGTAAGTGAAACTGCTGATAAATTATTTGAGATAGAGAAGGGTCTAAGTTCCGGGGAGACTAAATCAATAGAATCCTTCATAAATGCAGACAGAAAGAAGGATAAACTTAAAGTAGAACTTATGGAAAAGATTTGCCTAGATGAGGAAATCATGGGTGGATTTCTGAAGCATATACTATTAAATTTGCATACAGAATACCTCGTGGGTGGGAATGTGGGGGTTTAG
- a CDS encoding IS5 family transposase has translation MPNDFPPRGIVYHYFRTWSVSGLWQALNAALVAMVMSCAGREPTPSLSSVDSQSQTAEPGVYDRGLDGGKKINGRKRHIAVDTMGLMLLCICTAANMADKVAGERLVVELNKRENFPRMAKILGDNAYLNVGSSLNVGVSTEAAERLKGQKGFVPQIFRWAVERTFAWLNRNRRLVRNYEKSTSHQESMNYIAHASLCIKRLEKWLTT, from the coding sequence TTGCCCAATGATTTCCCACCACGAGGTATCGTTTATCATTACTTTCGCACCTGGTCTGTTTCTGGTTTGTGGCAGGCGTTAAATGCTGCTCTTGTAGCAATGGTGATGAGCTGTGCAGGTCGAGAACCAACTCCATCCCTTTCTTCCGTTGACTCTCAATCCCAGACGGCTGAGCCTGGGGTATATGACCGAGGTTTGGATGGAGGAAAGAAGATAAATGGAAGAAAGCGACATATTGCTGTTGACACCATGGGCCTGATGCTGCTGTGTATTTGCACTGCAGCAAATATGGCTGATAAGGTTGCCGGTGAGAGATTAGTCGTTGAGCTCAACAAGCGTGAAAACTTTCCCAGGATGGCGAAAATACTTGGTGATAATGCCTATCTAAATGTAGGTTCAAGCTTGAATGTAGGAGTAAGCACCGAAGCGGCAGAACGCCTGAAAGGACAAAAGGGATTTGTACCACAGATATTTCGTTGGGCAGTTGAAAGAACTTTTGCCTGGTTGAATAGAAACAGGCGCCTGGTTCGTAACTATGAGAAGAGTACAAGCCACCAGGAATCAATGAACTACATCGCTCATGCAAGCTTGTGCATAAAGCGATTGGAAAAGTGGCTTACCACCTAA
- a CDS encoding IS110 family transposase translates to MTKRSNKKYPKSQPSSAFRLTPMNPCVAGIDIGSRSVFICIGFADGHQEIREYLTFTEDLKNMLRWIQQNGIQSVAMESTGVYWIPVYDILAQAGIDVMLVNAYYLKTVPGRKTDVKDCQWIQQLHAYGLLRGSFRPDDEGVIFRGYVRQRSRLFELASQQVQLMHKALVQMNLQLNHVVTDITGVTGMSIIRAIVSGERNPVALAKYRDCRCKKEEKEIAKALDGNYRQEHLLALKHALEAYDFFHQQALECEDAVEQMLKKWQVSERAKEALAEIPSSMEESPTNRRTARRKTKSNPSPYHFEADITLEKILHVNLTDIPGLEANSIIKILAETGTDMSKWPSSKHFASWLGLCPGNKISGGKVLSSRSKPTANRASQALRLAANSLYRSKTALGAYFRRMRARLGAPKAITATAHKLAKILYTMLRERKSFNEAGQLAYEQAYKAKQLLSLERRAQELGYKLMAC, encoded by the coding sequence ATGACAAAGAGAAGTAACAAGAAATATCCAAAATCTCAACCCTCATCTGCTTTTAGGCTAACACCCATGAATCCATGTGTTGCTGGCATAGACATTGGCTCTAGGTCTGTATTTATTTGTATTGGTTTTGCCGACGGTCACCAAGAGATACGCGAATATCTGACTTTCACAGAAGATCTCAAAAATATGCTGAGGTGGATCCAACAAAATGGTATCCAGAGCGTAGCGATGGAGTCCACAGGTGTGTACTGGATCCCGGTTTATGATATTTTGGCCCAAGCTGGCATAGACGTCATGCTAGTAAATGCATACTACCTCAAAACGGTGCCAGGTAGAAAAACAGACGTGAAGGATTGCCAATGGATTCAACAGTTACACGCCTATGGGTTACTGCGAGGTTCGTTTCGCCCTGATGACGAAGGGGTGATATTCCGTGGGTATGTAAGACAGAGAAGCCGTTTATTTGAGTTGGCATCGCAGCAAGTACAATTGATGCATAAAGCTCTGGTGCAAATGAATCTTCAACTCAACCACGTGGTAACAGACATTACCGGTGTTACAGGGATGAGCATCATTCGGGCGATAGTCTCTGGCGAGCGAAATCCAGTAGCCTTGGCCAAATATCGAGATTGCCGATGCAAAAAAGAAGAAAAGGAAATAGCCAAAGCTCTCGATGGCAACTATCGGCAAGAGCATCTACTAGCCTTGAAACACGCACTTGAGGCTTATGATTTTTTCCACCAGCAGGCTTTAGAATGTGAAGATGCTGTAGAGCAAATGCTGAAGAAATGGCAAGTTTCTGAACGAGCAAAAGAAGCCCTAGCTGAGATTCCAAGTTCGATGGAGGAATCTCCAACAAACCGGCGAACAGCGCGGAGGAAAACAAAATCCAATCCCAGCCCCTATCACTTTGAAGCGGATATCACTTTGGAAAAGATTCTTCACGTCAATCTCACAGATATTCCTGGTTTGGAAGCCAATAGCATTATAAAAATCCTGGCTGAAACCGGTACCGATATGTCAAAATGGCCAAGCTCGAAACACTTTGCTTCCTGGCTTGGCCTTTGCCCTGGCAATAAAATCTCCGGTGGAAAGGTTTTGAGCAGTAGGAGCAAGCCAACTGCCAATCGAGCATCACAAGCCCTGCGCCTGGCAGCCAATTCTCTCTACCGCTCTAAAACGGCCCTTGGCGCCTATTTCCGTCGAATGCGGGCAAGACTTGGTGCTCCAAAAGCAATTACAGCAACTGCCCACAAGCTTGCCAAGATCCTGTATACGATGCTGAGGGAGCGCAAGAGTTTTAACGAAGCTGGCCAACTCGCCTACGAACAGGCGTATAAAGCGAAACAATTGCTATCCTTGGAGAGGCGAGCCCAAGAACTTGGATATAAACTGATGGCCTGCTAA
- a CDS encoding transposase: protein MFAKANNQRHKTPAHIARLLVAKIARRFSDLSFIIVGDQGFGQHASAKAFSGSKLTLASKFYRDAILHEAAKPKELGQMGRPRIKGKRIKRPITVVSESEPKEAIVSWYGGKSRNVGLISGTGLWYRAAKGVVKVRWVYVQDRSGTHREEYLYSTDVNLTPEQIVSLYTSRWAIEVTFQECKEHLRLEKTRVWCKNSVLTLVPIWFL from the coding sequence GTGTTTGCCAAAGCAAATAATCAGAGGCATAAAACTCCAGCACATATTGCAAGGCTTTTGGTAGCAAAGATCGCTAGAAGGTTCTCCGACTTAAGCTTCATTATTGTGGGTGACCAAGGATTTGGGCAACATGCTAGTGCAAAAGCATTTTCAGGCAGCAAGCTGACTTTGGCAAGTAAATTTTACCGTGATGCAATATTGCATGAAGCTGCAAAACCCAAGGAGTTAGGGCAAATGGGTCGTCCACGGATCAAGGGAAAAAGGATAAAAAGACCAATAACAGTAGTATCTGAAAGCGAACCAAAAGAGGCCATTGTCTCGTGGTATGGGGGCAAGTCACGGAATGTTGGACTCATAAGTGGTACTGGGCTTTGGTATCGCGCAGCAAAAGGTGTTGTCAAAGTTCGTTGGGTATATGTCCAGGACAGAAGTGGTACCCACCGTGAAGAATATCTCTATTCTACCGATGTCAATCTTACTCCAGAACAAATAGTATCTCTCTATACAAGCCGGTGGGCGATAGAGGTGACCTTCCAGGAATGCAAAGAGCACCTTAGGCTTGAAAAAACCCGAGTTTGGTGCAAAAATTCTGTGCTCACTTTAGTGCCTATATGGTTTCTATAG
- a CDS encoding thioredoxin domain-containing protein has translation MSKKISAKSARLITAVIGFLMTVASIYLTNHYFEIHFPTQYNIGSFCNISQFWNCDAAAFSPLGSVFGVPTSLFGVIFGFFIMIGALLNTKSVRETNFFLSALNLLGCVALFIYSLIFLGGLCPGCTIYYVLSLFLIAVFVCAKNQDLPKPKFAILLAYGGVGIAVMSASLFYNKERIAAQEVALQKWVLELKQARVYDDSALDFSFALVKATDDFKNAPLRITIFSDFQCPFCKILGNEIEKISSRYRGKLNVRYLFFPLDSKCNDKLSSQMHPFACAAARLAYCAKNNFVSIHDQLYEHQTDLSEQWILDKSKELGLKECYENSQTQEAVKDLIDSADGFDVDAAPHMLVNGRKISGLIPSKALVTLLDALLVSH, from the coding sequence ATGAGTAAAAAAATCAGCGCCAAGTCAGCTCGACTAATTACAGCAGTTATTGGTTTTCTCATGACGGTGGCAAGCATCTATCTCACCAATCACTATTTTGAGATTCACTTTCCCACTCAGTACAATATCGGTTCCTTTTGTAATATTTCACAGTTTTGGAATTGTGATGCAGCTGCATTTTCACCTCTTGGGAGCGTGTTTGGAGTTCCTACTTCGCTCTTTGGTGTTATTTTTGGTTTTTTCATAATGATCGGAGCGCTGCTCAACACTAAATCTGTGCGCGAAACTAATTTCTTTTTATCCGCGCTCAACCTTTTGGGTTGCGTTGCTCTGTTTATCTATTCGTTAATATTCCTGGGGGGTTTGTGCCCGGGGTGCACAATCTATTATGTGTTATCTTTGTTTTTGATTGCAGTCTTTGTTTGTGCAAAAAACCAAGACCTTCCCAAACCAAAGTTTGCAATTCTATTGGCTTATGGGGGAGTAGGCATAGCCGTTATGTCGGCGTCGTTATTCTATAACAAAGAGCGTATAGCTGCCCAAGAAGTAGCATTGCAAAAGTGGGTTCTAGAGCTAAAGCAGGCGCGAGTCTACGATGATAGCGCTTTAGATTTTTCTTTTGCGTTAGTAAAAGCTACAGACGATTTTAAAAATGCACCTTTGCGCATCACTATATTTTCTGATTTCCAGTGTCCATTCTGTAAAATTTTGGGTAATGAAATTGAAAAAATTTCCTCACGCTACCGAGGGAAACTTAATGTTCGTTATTTATTTTTTCCTCTTGATAGTAAGTGTAATGACAAACTTTCTTCGCAAATGCATCCCTTTGCTTGTGCTGCAGCACGCCTCGCTTATTGTGCCAAAAATAATTTTGTAAGCATTCACGATCAACTGTATGAGCATCAAACTGACTTAAGCGAACAGTGGATTTTGGATAAGAGTAAAGAACTCGGATTGAAAGAATGTTATGAAAACTCTCAGACTCAAGAAGCAGTAAAAGATCTCATCGATAGCGCCGATGGTTTTGACGTGGATGCTGCTCCTCATATGTTGGTAAATGGTCGAAAGATCTCAGGTCTAATTCCAAGCAAAGCTTTAGTTACATTATTGGATGCTTTACTTGTTTCCCATTAA
- a CDS encoding 50S ribosome-binding GTPase has protein sequence MKYFLSIVFMLFSLCQTVFGKSENLIFIGNPGVGKSTLINSLVGKNVAASGVSAAVGLTKFFSGYEHEGNYYMDTPGLADVQMREQAAREIEKALKQNGTYRIFFVMTLQQGRVKPEDVTTINTVMEAIKSKSVGFNVIINQLTKKEERMYTKDPVAMGSIFEQINSGSHKTKINFVTHIVSDRRIEDEESEFIEIDAALYDFIYEKSNSIEIASEEVGTIEIDQYEALMAKHQEEMVLLQKQIKEGNERYRNLFEQMSQVQIGLERAKAEATQAKMQAEVDIQKFKYETEEVLRKQDADNKAEMKTMQQRHDNQIDSLRKSNQEFREVAAAQVRETEKSFKKYTEEMIERDRQAQSEITKAKLEAAKKDGELRVEQVRRAEAERRANEGVCRIS, from the coding sequence ATGAAATATTTTTTGAGCATAGTTTTTATGCTGTTTTCACTTTGCCAAACAGTATTCGGTAAATCTGAGAATCTCATCTTTATAGGTAACCCCGGGGTAGGCAAGAGCACTTTGATTAACTCTCTTGTAGGCAAAAATGTAGCTGCATCAGGGGTGAGTGCTGCTGTTGGCTTAACTAAATTCTTCAGTGGCTATGAGCACGAAGGGAACTATTATATGGATACCCCTGGTCTTGCTGATGTACAGATGCGAGAACAAGCAGCCAGAGAGATTGAAAAAGCACTAAAACAAAATGGCACCTATCGAATATTTTTTGTCATGACCTTACAACAAGGAAGAGTAAAGCCTGAAGATGTAACAACAATAAATACAGTCATGGAAGCCATCAAATCCAAGTCTGTGGGCTTTAATGTGATCATCAATCAGCTCACAAAGAAAGAAGAAAGAATGTACACCAAAGATCCTGTTGCGATGGGTTCTATATTTGAGCAGATAAACTCTGGAAGTCATAAGACAAAAATTAATTTTGTTACGCACATTGTCAGTGATAGACGCATCGAAGACGAAGAGAGTGAGTTTATAGAAATAGATGCAGCTCTGTACGATTTTATTTATGAAAAGAGTAACTCCATTGAAATCGCTAGTGAGGAAGTGGGCACGATCGAGATAGACCAGTACGAAGCTTTGATGGCTAAACATCAAGAAGAAATGGTGCTTTTGCAAAAACAGATTAAAGAAGGCAATGAGAGATATCGCAATCTTTTTGAGCAGATGAGTCAAGTACAAATTGGGCTAGAGCGTGCTAAGGCAGAGGCCACGCAAGCAAAAATGCAGGCTGAAGTGGATATACAGAAGTTTAAATATGAGACTGAGGAGGTGCTGAGAAAGCAGGATGCTGATAATAAAGCAGAAATGAAAACAATGCAGCAGCGTCATGATAACCAAATCGATAGCTTGCGAAAGAGCAATCAAGAATTTCGGGAAGTAGCGGCAGCTCAAGTGCGAGAAACTGAAAAAAGCTTTAAAAAATACACTGAAGAAATGATTGAGAGAGACAGGCAAGCTCAGAGCGAAATAACAAAGGCTAAGCTCGAGGCTGCCAAGAAAGATGGTGAGCTTCGGGTTGAACAGGTGAGAAGAGCTGAGGCTGAAAGAAGAGCTAATGAAGGTGTATGCCGGATATCTTAG
- a CDS encoding 50S ribosome-binding GTPase — protein sequence MKYSLNIIFMLFSLCQTVFAESEYFLFVGNPGVGKSSLINSLVGKHVAESGVNAAIGLTKFFSRYEHEGKYYLDTPGLADAQMRKRAAREIEKALKQNGTYRIFFVMTLQQGRVKPEDVTTINTVMEAIKSKSVGFNVIINQLTKKEERMYTKDPVAMGSIFEQINSGSHKTKINFVTHIVSDRRIEDEESEFIEIDAALHNFIYEKSNSIEIASEEVGTIETDQYEALMAKHQEEMVLLQKQIQEGNERYHNLFEQMSQAQIGLERAKTEAAQAKMQAEVDRQKFKCEMQEKLRKQDDDNKAEMKTMQQRHDDQIDSLQKSHQELMNKAADQAKETEKSFKKYTEKMIDRDRQAQGEITKAQVEAAKKDAELRVEQVRREAAERDANRRDSGFLEALVIGLVKLALPL from the coding sequence ATGAAATATTCTTTGAACATAATTTTTATGCTGTTTTCACTTTGCCAAACAGTATTTGCTGAGTCTGAATATTTTTTGTTCGTAGGCAATCCAGGCGTTGGTAAAAGCAGCTTGATCAACTCTCTTGTGGGTAAACACGTAGCTGAATCTGGAGTAAATGCAGCTATTGGTTTAACTAAATTCTTCAGTCGCTATGAGCACGAAGGTAAGTATTATTTGGATACCCCTGGTCTTGCTGATGCGCAGATGCGAAAACGAGCAGCCAGAGAGATTGAAAAAGCACTGAAGCAAAATGGCACCTATCGAATATTTTTTGTCATGACTCTGCAACAAGGAAGAGTAAAGCCTGAAGATGTAACAACAATAAATACAGTCATGGAAGCCATCAAATCCAAGTCTGTGGGCTTTAATGTGATCATCAATCAGCTCACAAAGAAAGAAGAAAGAATGTACACCAAAGATCCTGTTGCGATGGGCTCTATTTTTGAGCAAATAAACTCTGGAAGTCACAAGACAAAAATTAACTTTGTTACGCACATTGTCAGTGATAGGCGCATCGAAGACGAAGAGAGTGAGTTTATAGAAATAGATGCAGCTCTGCACAATTTTATTTATGAAAAGAGTAATTCCATTGAAATCGCTAGTGAGGAGGTGGGCACGATCGAGACAGACCAGTACGAAGCTTTGATGGCTAAACATCAAGAAGAAATGGTGCTTTTGCAAAAACAGATTCAAGAAGGCAATGAGAGATATCACAATCTTTTTGAGCAGATGAGTCAAGCACAAATTGGGCTAGAGCGTGCTAAGACAGAGGCCGCGCAAGCAAAAATGCAGGCTGAAGTGGATAGGCAGAAGTTTAAATGTGAGATGCAGGAGAAGCTCAGAAAGCAGGATGATGATAATAAGGCAGAAATGAAAACAATGCAGCAGCGTCATGATGACCAAATCGATAGCTTGCAAAAGAGTCACCAGGAATTAATGAACAAGGCTGCAGATCAAGCAAAAGAAACTGAAAAAAGCTTTAAAAAATACACTGAGAAAATGATTGATAGGGACAGGCAAGCTCAGGGCGAAATAACAAAGGCTCAGGTTGAGGCTGCAAAGAAAGATGCTGAGCTTCGGGTTGAACAGGTGAGAAGAGAGGCGGCTGAAAGGGATGCTAATCGAAGAGATTCTGGCTTTTTAGAGGCTTTAGTCATCGGCTTGGTAAAATTAGCACTGCCACTCTAA